A window of the Falco rusticolus isolate bFalRus1 chromosome 1, bFalRus1.pri, whole genome shotgun sequence genome harbors these coding sequences:
- the LBX2 gene encoding transcription factor LBX2, with the protein MTSAREAAGSPPLHPPGGGRRRSALDQLPPPANSNKPLTPFGIEDILGRPRGGSPPGPGPAAPPARLPEKAAGPRGGGCAPSSPLCALEELASKTFQGLELGVLQAAEGREPLGALGQRPACKKRRKSRTAFTNQQIYELEQRFLRQKYLSPADRDQLAARLALSTAQVITWFQNRRAKLKRDLEELRADVASLQALPPAALQQLTALPDPPRPAGPGPGPTPPPAELSEEEIDVGD; encoded by the exons ATGACCTCGGCGCGGGAGGCGGCTGGTTCCCCCCCGCTGCACCCCccgggcggcggccgccggcgaAGCGCCCTGGACcagctcccgccgcccgccaaCTCCAACAAGCCGCTGACCCCCTTCGGCATCGAAGACATCTtggggcggccccgcggcgggagcccccccgggcccggccccgccgcgccccccgcccggctccccgAGAAggcggcggggccccgcggcggcggctgcgccCCGTCCTCGCCGCTCTGCGCGCTGGAGGAGCTCGCCAGCAAGACCTtccaggggctggagctgggcgTGCTGCAGGCGGCCGAAG GTCGGGAGCCGCTGGGTGCCCTGGGGCAGCGCCCGGCCTGCAAGAAGCGGCGCAAGTCGCGGACGGCGTTCACCAACCAGCAGATCTACGAGCTGGAGCAGCGGTTCCTGCGGCAGAAGTACCTCTCGCCGGCGGACCGGGACCAGCTGGCGGCCCGGCTGGCGCTCAGCACGGCCCAGGTCATCACCTGGTTCCAGAACCGCCGGGCCAAGCTCAAGCGGGACCTGGAGGAGCTCCGGGCCGACGTGGCCTCGCTGCaggcgctgccccccgccgcgctCCAGCAGCTGACGGCGCTGCCCGaccccccgcgccccgccggccccggccccggccccacgCCCCCGCCCGCCGAGCTCTCGGAGGAGGAGATCGACGTGGGGGACTGA